In Citrus sinensis cultivar Valencia sweet orange chromosome 2, DVS_A1.0, whole genome shotgun sequence, a single genomic region encodes these proteins:
- the LOC102615855 gene encoding transcription factor bHLH112 isoform X2 — translation MAEEFQTGICGGAWWINPTRSSSLSPCSAAGIGLSDHMGSFLWPSNDHFHMVDTKTTTLTPAGTATTKFCEESANNNNNNNSVSADTSSMAFTEKHQQTDSDSGGSSSILMDSTLQMMSLVPSSSSSSTDCFQALLRGNGRAENNYRSMRLEDLNSQIQKEWSPSKSYASSAGAGDHHQECFSLDQSHPVIKSATASFPDNCTVSESSCQGLSPGFPVDSASYGYTSALLQSYFEPQPQPVQQQSLYSSNNTRSMGNYMSTANYGNNYNEVSPPWPKFAAASFVKPSLPKQQQPSGGLHFSNNTPFWNATALNDISRPGGLLAAALGEKRTCPTFTAKYNNNEEVRDSGSAAKKGSSEPAFKRPRIETPSPLPTFKVRKEKLGDRITALQQLVSPFGKTDTASVLHEAIDYIKFLHDQVSVLATPYMKQGTQIPQQQIRYFYRVVIIN, via the exons ATGGCTGAAGAGTTTCAGACGGGGATCTGCGGAGGAGCTTGGTGGATTAATCCAACACGAAGCAGCTCATTATCGCCTTGTTCAGCGGCAGGTATTGGGTTGAGTGATCACATGGGCAGCTTTCTTTGGCCTagtaatgatcattttcatatGGTTGATACGAAGACAACAACGTTAACACCTGCAGGCACAGCGACAACAAAGTTCTGTGAGGAATcagctaataataataacaataataattcagTTTCTGCAGATACCTCCTCCATGGCTTTTACTGAAAAGCATCAGCAGACTGATTCTGATAGTGGAGGCAGCAGCAGTATTTTGATGGACTCAACCTTGCAAATGATGAGCCTTGTCCCTTCGTCGTCATCGTCTTCAACAGATTGTTTCCAGGCCTTACT TCGCGGGAACGGAAGAGCTGAGAACAATTATCGAAGCATGAGGCTAGAAGATTTGAATTCTCAAATCCAAAAGGAGTGGAGTCCTAGCAAGAGCTATGCCAGTAGTGCAGGAGCAGGAGATCATCATCAAGAGTGCTTCTCCCTGGACCAAAGCCACCCTGTAATTAAATCAGCAACAGCAAGCTTCCCCGACAACTGTACAGTGAGTGAGAGTAGTTGCCAAGGCTTGTCCCCCGGGTTTCCAGTGGATTCAGCTTCATACGGCTACACTTCAGCATTGTTGCAAAGTTATTTTGAACCCCAACCTCAACCCGTACAGCAGCAATCTCTTTATAGCAGCAACAACACCCGGTCAATGGGTAACTATATGTCTACAGCAAATTACGGGAACAATTATAATGAAGTATCACCTCCTTGGCCTAAATTTGCTGCTGCTTCCTTCGTAAAACCATCATTgcccaaacaacaacaaccaagTGGTGGCTTGCACTTCTCCAACAATACTCCCTTTTGGAACGCCACCGCCTTGAATGACATTAGTAGACCTGGAGGCCTTCTTGCGGCTGCGCTTGGAGAGAAACGCACTTGTCCCACCTTCACGGCAAag tataacAACAACGAAGAAGTTCGTGATTCGGGGTCTGCTGCGAAGAAAGGAAGCAGTGAGCCTGCATTCAAAAGGCCTAGAATTGAAACTCCATCGCCTTTGCCAACTTTTAAG GTGCGAAAAGAGAAGCTAGGGGACCGAATAACTGCCCTTCAGCAATTGGTTTCGCCTTTTGGAAAG ACTGATACAGCATCTGTTCTCCATGAGGCTATTGACTATATCAAGTTCCTACACGATCAAGTCAGT GTTTTGGCTACTCCTTATATGAAGCAAGGAACCCAGATTCCACAGCAACAG ATTCGCTACTTTTACAGAGTTGTGATCATAAATTGA
- the LOC102615855 gene encoding transcription factor bHLH112 isoform X1, with protein MAEEFQTGICGGAWWINPTRSSSLSPCSAAGIGLSDHMGSFLWPSNDHFHMVDTKTTTLTPAGTATTKFCEESANNNNNNNSVSADTSSMAFTEKHQQTDSDSGGSSSILMDSTLQMMSLVPSSSSSSTDCFQALLRGNGRAENNYRSMRLEDLNSQIQKEWSPSKSYASSAGAGDHHQECFSLDQSHPVIKSATASFPDNCTVSESSCQGLSPGFPVDSASYGYTSALLQSYFEPQPQPVQQQSLYSSNNTRSMGNYMSTANYGNNYNEVSPPWPKFAAASFVKPSLPKQQQPSGGLHFSNNTPFWNATALNDISRPGGLLAAALGEKRTCPTFTAKYNNNEEVRDSGSAAKKGSSEPAFKRPRIETPSPLPTFKVRKEKLGDRITALQQLVSPFGKTDTASVLHEAIDYIKFLHDQVSVLATPYMKQGTQIPQQQSCDHKLKDPEAPKQDLNSRGLCLVPISSTFPVANETTADFWTPTFGGTFR; from the exons ATGGCTGAAGAGTTTCAGACGGGGATCTGCGGAGGAGCTTGGTGGATTAATCCAACACGAAGCAGCTCATTATCGCCTTGTTCAGCGGCAGGTATTGGGTTGAGTGATCACATGGGCAGCTTTCTTTGGCCTagtaatgatcattttcatatGGTTGATACGAAGACAACAACGTTAACACCTGCAGGCACAGCGACAACAAAGTTCTGTGAGGAATcagctaataataataacaataataattcagTTTCTGCAGATACCTCCTCCATGGCTTTTACTGAAAAGCATCAGCAGACTGATTCTGATAGTGGAGGCAGCAGCAGTATTTTGATGGACTCAACCTTGCAAATGATGAGCCTTGTCCCTTCGTCGTCATCGTCTTCAACAGATTGTTTCCAGGCCTTACT TCGCGGGAACGGAAGAGCTGAGAACAATTATCGAAGCATGAGGCTAGAAGATTTGAATTCTCAAATCCAAAAGGAGTGGAGTCCTAGCAAGAGCTATGCCAGTAGTGCAGGAGCAGGAGATCATCATCAAGAGTGCTTCTCCCTGGACCAAAGCCACCCTGTAATTAAATCAGCAACAGCAAGCTTCCCCGACAACTGTACAGTGAGTGAGAGTAGTTGCCAAGGCTTGTCCCCCGGGTTTCCAGTGGATTCAGCTTCATACGGCTACACTTCAGCATTGTTGCAAAGTTATTTTGAACCCCAACCTCAACCCGTACAGCAGCAATCTCTTTATAGCAGCAACAACACCCGGTCAATGGGTAACTATATGTCTACAGCAAATTACGGGAACAATTATAATGAAGTATCACCTCCTTGGCCTAAATTTGCTGCTGCTTCCTTCGTAAAACCATCATTgcccaaacaacaacaaccaagTGGTGGCTTGCACTTCTCCAACAATACTCCCTTTTGGAACGCCACCGCCTTGAATGACATTAGTAGACCTGGAGGCCTTCTTGCGGCTGCGCTTGGAGAGAAACGCACTTGTCCCACCTTCACGGCAAag tataacAACAACGAAGAAGTTCGTGATTCGGGGTCTGCTGCGAAGAAAGGAAGCAGTGAGCCTGCATTCAAAAGGCCTAGAATTGAAACTCCATCGCCTTTGCCAACTTTTAAG GTGCGAAAAGAGAAGCTAGGGGACCGAATAACTGCCCTTCAGCAATTGGTTTCGCCTTTTGGAAAG ACTGATACAGCATCTGTTCTCCATGAGGCTATTGACTATATCAAGTTCCTACACGATCAAGTCAGT GTTTTGGCTACTCCTTATATGAAGCAAGGAACCCAGATTCCACAGCAACAG AGTTGTGATCATAAATTGAAGGATCCAGAAGCGCCAAAACAAGATCTAAACAGTCGAGGACTTTGTTTGGTGCCCATTTCGAGCACATTCCCAGTTGCCAACGAGACAACAGCTGATTTTTGGACGCCAACATTTGGAGGAACTTTCAGGTAG